In a single window of the Acidobacteriota bacterium genome:
- a CDS encoding methyltransferase domain-containing protein, with the protein MADPARPFTLVEKISDLFARLLLRPQIRVPEPPAEAGHDLATRADELNTAAEQYYLDTEAKHYIQGKPFSDPFAFPRYLFNLGVLFEHLQVGPGDVVLELGAGSAWVSHFLNLFGCQTIAVDVSPTALEMAREVFEQNPRTRWDLDPQFLPYDGYRLPLADGQCDRIVLHDAFHHIPNTDQLLAEMARVLRPGGIVAMSEPGREHSASEVGQQEAAETGVLENDVVVEELDRQARTAGFDRTLVVPVALNPPPVPAADFPRFLQGKGFTRFWKGFTGELLAQHFILIYKGEPQPTTRRPGWLAAEIAVETATAPLIASAGEELQLDCRLRNRGDTRWIAGGARERAGDTRLGARLQKPGEDGLRDWARAPLPQDIAPGGEAAVTLTLRAPDEAGSYRVVLDLVAEQVAWFADRGSPTTVLELEVEGPQPASS; encoded by the coding sequence ATGGCCGACCCCGCCCGCCCCTTCACCCTGGTCGAGAAGATCTCGGACCTCTTCGCCCGGCTGTTGCTGCGACCTCAGATCCGGGTGCCGGAGCCGCCGGCCGAGGCCGGCCATGACCTCGCCACCCGCGCCGACGAGCTCAATACGGCCGCCGAGCAGTACTACCTCGACACCGAGGCCAAGCACTACATCCAAGGCAAGCCGTTCAGCGATCCCTTCGCCTTCCCGCGCTACCTGTTCAACCTCGGGGTGCTCTTCGAGCATCTCCAGGTCGGTCCCGGCGATGTGGTTCTCGAGCTCGGGGCGGGCAGCGCCTGGGTGTCCCACTTCCTCAATCTGTTCGGCTGTCAGACCATCGCCGTCGACGTTTCTCCCACCGCCCTCGAGATGGCACGGGAGGTCTTCGAGCAAAACCCCCGGACGCGCTGGGATCTCGATCCGCAGTTCCTGCCCTACGATGGCTACCGCCTACCGCTGGCCGACGGCCAATGCGATCGCATCGTGCTGCACGACGCCTTCCACCACATTCCGAACACCGACCAGCTACTCGCCGAGATGGCCCGGGTGCTGCGCCCCGGAGGCATCGTCGCGATGAGCGAGCCGGGGCGCGAGCACTCCGCCTCCGAGGTCGGGCAGCAGGAAGCGGCGGAGACCGGTGTGCTGGAGAACGACGTGGTGGTCGAAGAGCTCGATCGCCAAGCCCGGACCGCAGGCTTCGACCGCACCCTGGTCGTGCCGGTGGCGCTGAATCCCCCGCCGGTGCCGGCGGCGGACTTTCCCCGCTTTCTCCAGGGCAAGGGCTTCACGCGCTTCTGGAAGGGATTCACCGGCGAGTTGCTGGCGCAACACTTCATCTTGATCTACAAGGGCGAGCCACAGCCGACCACCCGCCGACCCGGTTGGCTAGCGGCCGAGATCGCCGTCGAGACCGCGACGGCGCCCCTCATCGCGTCGGCCGGCGAAGAGCTCCAGCTGGACTGCCGCCTGCGCAACCGGGGCGATACCCGCTGGATCGCCGGCGGCGCTCGGGAAAGGGCCGGCGACACGCGCCTCGGCGCTCGCCTCCAGAAGCCCGGCGAAGACGGACTCCGCGACTGGGCCCGCGCCCCCCTGCCGCAAGATATCGCCCCCGGCGGGGAAGCCGCCGTGACCTTGACCCTGCGAGCCCCCGACGAGGCCGGCTCCTATCGCGTAG